Below is a genomic region from Venturia canescens isolate UGA chromosome 1, ASM1945775v1, whole genome shotgun sequence.
agagagaaggggtGAGCTATCGTACAGTAGGCATACTTCGGAGAttgatttcttgaaaaatctttagaaaatcttgaccCGCATATCTGGACTTTTTATTAGCTCATAGTTTCAAAAGAATCGATATAAAACATTGAAATGTTGCTAGATTTGTTAAATAAAGCGAAAAGAAGAATAAACAGTCAAATATAATAATGAAAGAAGGCGAATTCGCAGCTTCGATATTGAGACATGTTCCAGGCGGTCCGTTACTTGGAAGAAAAGGGCGTTCCGCCCTCGAAAGATTAATGTATAAATAGGTAAatgtaaaatataataatacagtGATAATTCGAACGACACGGGATAAATGAAATTATGTAtcattactattattattattattgtatcTAAACGTACAGaacgataaaataaacaattattatattttcgattcGGCATTATCATCGAATGGTTTGTCGTTATATTTTCCTCCgttatctttttttcaatcgtttatTTAACTACAACGTCATTTTTCTCCTAGGGCTTCTTTTCCTATCTACCTATATTTCCATATTACGTGGACGTACGGGGTACAACGATCATCGATATATTCAATTGTACTCTTTGGggtttatttcgttattttgtaCTGTACGATACCGTGTATGTGTGCTTGCATAAATTCTTTCTTCATATAGAATCATCATAACTTCATATACGTACTCGTATCActccaattaaaaaaaaaacggtgttTTGTATACGAAATGCAGATTACATATTGGGAGCGCGACTTGACaatgtttcttacgaaacgaAAGATATGTAATACAACCGAATTCACTTTGAACAATTCGGATTACGTATAATCGTGAAGAGTACTTCGGAATGTAACGTAGGAAGTAAACAACTCGTTAGAGTTGCAAAATACTGTGAGATGAGCCGTGAAATTCGTAAAGCGTCattaaatcgattttttcccgAAATATCCTAACAATGACTAGGAAAAATTTGGTGAGATctcaaaaatttcatcccGATGCGTTATATTTGTTTATCAAATGTCATTTACTTTTTTCGATActcaaatgaaatatttctatTCAACTATCacgttaattattatttttatctattATTTGTACACATCGTCCTCGATCACTTCAACATCGAACATCGACATGGAGCagtaaccgaaaaaaaaatttggctgcTTAGCACAAGCACGATGCTAACATATGCATTGAGTAATTTTCGCTATAAAATTATATCCAGCGATAGCGATGTTTCTTTCGAAGGAGAGGAAACACTCAGACCTCCGATGAATATATTTACAATAGCCAGATGTTGTGTCGACCATTCGTTAGGATGATAATCTTgagctgaatttttttttctttcttcgcaAATCCGGCTCGCTTTGATATTGAGCATAGTCTTTCGCGATGTCGATGTACTGcaaaacacaaaaataattataaatgaaatttaCAATCCAACGATGAATAAATTTTGGGATTACTAAAATTCATATGGGAATGAGATGATCAAAGAAATTCAAGTTTAAAAGTCTTGAACAACAATTGGCGAGTATTCGCTGCAAAGATGCTGCCTCCCAgaactcaacatttttttcgaacgtgGTAAAAGTagtgtgaaaacaaaaaaatgtttctttcagCTTACTTTTCTCGGCACAAAATACTCCAAAATCTGAATAACGATGTAGCACAGAGAGACGACGAGTAAATACGGCAGAACTCCACTGGAGAGGTAGCTAGAGAGCTGTTGgcccaagttttttttctcctctttacAAACTAAATCATAAACAATTTCCGTTCGACGTGTTACATCGAACCAATTGTAAAAAGAGACTATTTTGTTGTGCACCTCGGACGGACACATCACATTTCCGGCTTCGTAATCCGCTATGGCGTGATCCAAACCTTCGATCAGAGCTGCCACTGTAGGTTCCACCAAATAGATCAGATCCGGAGGCAATACTTCGGGAATCCCTCCGACTCGGGTTGAGACTACTTGCAAGCTGTACGTGAAGTTTGTTCAATATAAATTATCGCTTTTTTgcttttgataaaataatcaCAAGAATGaatattagaaataaaaattacttgagtCATCGACTAGAAAATTATGCTATAaatgaatttcgaatatttcgcattttattcagttttttttgtattcttcacatttttttaaatcatcgaCCGAATCGATTACTATTCAATTTCGAATCAtagaaaattggttttttttcatcgtttttaagGAAATGAGATTTTGATTAAGGATAACGAAAGTAATTACCCACAAGAGGCAGCTTCAACGATAGCCATACAATAAGCCTCGGTCAAACTAGTGTTCAAAAATATATGACCCTTATTTAACACGTGTTTGACCTGTGAATGCTCTAGCGAACCGAGTAACGTCACTCGGTGTTGTAATAAATTCCTCTCTCTAATTTCTTCTATGAGCCATCTCTTGGGACCGTCCCCTCCTATCAGAAATTGAACATTCTCGTATTTCGCACATATTTCCGGTATTATGTGAGCCAACAAATCAACACCTTTCCGATAGACTAGCCTTGACACAACGACGAtaataactgaaaaaaatattttgctttaTTCACCATATTACTATATCTTGCATCATTTATGCACGCACAAAGCTCTAATCCCATGACTTGAAACtataaaaaattctcgttAGAAATTGCAAGAATAGCCCCATCATAAATTGCTATTAAAAACTTTCATAGTTCTGGACATTTTTAAAGGGAATGGAAGTTGTTTCGATCATTAGGTAACTTActgcaattattttttctcttgctgATATCCGGTGTAAATAATGCTGTATCAACAGCATTTGGAATCACGGATACCCGATCCTTACGAACTTTGGCACGTAACACAGTGTTTTCTTTTCCAGTGTGAGAAACGCAGATGCAATGATTGCAATCGGCAAGAGACATTTCCAGACATTTATTTGTGAGAACAGCAGATGCGTCGGCAAAACCAAATAAGGAATGATCCGTAAATACAGTCTGCAATTCAGAGAGAGAAGTTTGTATCAAGATATGATACAATTGCAAAAAACAGTAATATTTGTAATTTAATGAAGTTTCACGAGAAAATCTTGGAGGATTGATAATGGGTTCTTGAAAGGATTTTCGGTTGATCTTGAATGCTGTTGGAATATCGAGCCCAATATTTTGTTCGATATTCAGCACCGTTTTACTGCAATTCTTTGCAATTGCAATTCAATTGACAACTGTTGAAAATCTTTCCATAAAATAAGCCAAGCAAAGCTGAGAGTTCAGctgatgaaagaaaatgaacaGAATCAGCCATGAGAAATcggttttcaaaatattttatgtaTGTTCAATTTTTACCCACCTTTAAACCCATGAGTCTTCCTACGAGCATTCCTTCATGAGCGAGTGCAGAAAATGCTGAATGTCcatgaattatttcaatttgttcTCTGATGAAAATATATCGAATCAATGGAACGGAGCATATCATCGTTGGAAGGACACACTGATTGTAGAAGACTTTTATTGGTAAGTAATAAACCTGAAATTCAACGCAGTACAGAAATGTGAAAGCAGTTGCTGAAAACAAAAGTTCTGATAAAAACTGaggatggaaaataaaatgtattaattACCTTGAGCCCGTTGGTCATATAACGTATCCCTACTCGATCGCCATAGGAGTGTGTGAGTATTACAACTTTGTGACCTCGACCAAGTAAACACTGCGAAAGATTGAATATGTGTTCCTCCACTCCTCCCATATtggggtaaaaaaaatcggagaCCATACTaggaaattgaataattaaaaagaaaattttatgcTAAAAATCGAGTACATCAACCGTTTGCTACGATCTACACACCCACTAATTGAggttatttaaaattttcttaTGGTGTGTTGGGATTTACTAAAAAAAGAAGGTAAAACAGCACTCACCATATTCGAGATTTAATTGGTTCCATATTCAAATAATTGTACTAAATATCTCACTAACATAGTGAATTTATTTCTATAATGCCAATTTGCATCTCGTAAATCTCATGTCAATCCCAATGCGCCATTTTTTGTTCCGGCAAATAATGGTGTAGGTGCtccgtattattcaatttcttCTTAGAAATCATTATCAATCGTCGGAACTATATCAGAAAGTGTCTGATAAGATACTGAATTATCCACGTATTTGTTTGGAGATGCATTTTTAGCCTGGGCGAATAAATGTTCGTGCAATGGTTGCAATAGTTGTACCGAAACGTTTTGACGTTCCTATTTCGGTGGATGGAGCTTCACTCACACAGCTGATTTACATTTGGGATTTGGGAGGAGGACACTCGGTAACAATGACGATGGGTATGACTCCAcggcaaatgaatttttatagttTATATTATCTAGCATTATAGCTTGAATAAGGTATGAAGATTCGAGTAGTTCATATGAGTGAATTTacaatctttttttcaatgaatgtcTTTCGTACTGGGCGAATTAAATTGGAATAGGCGCCATTTAAAGAAAGAGTGCGAGAGCGGAAGAGCGATGATCAGGAGAAAGCAGCAGCGGCAGCAGCGCTCCTTTGCTTTATACACTCTTTGTCTCTCTCATACAGCGCAACATCAATAGCTTTTCAGCTGTTTCGTGCAGACGATGGTCCGGTACGCGGTGACACCCACACGCTCCACTCTCGTGAACTGTTTTTTTACGGAAACGGGTATATGTcggggtgaaaaaataaacgtctCAAAAtacacaacaacaacaacaacaacaacaacaattaaaataataacaatcaCAACGAGTACgctagaaaataaaaatacatataTCCGCGATGTTTTATCGAAGATGCGGTGGTCGTATTAATCTGATAAACAACAATTGCACGGCCCAGAGAAATTTCTCAACAGACGATTTTGATTACGGACGTGTTTTGAGTGCCGAACCGCTCAACGATGATGAGATTTTCGAAGTACGAATCGACAAAAAGGTAATCTTGGATTCAATGAGCGAAAATTCCttcaaaaatgttcgtttCAGAGGTTAAttctataactttttttcatctattgtcaaccaaattttgtaatcaacgTAAAAATTTCGCGAGTTGAactgaaaaaatgtggaattgcaatatttttatctattttatacatatataaattatcAATTTATGGTACAACTTGCTGCTCTCAATAAGTATTTGTTATCCCTCCTGCAAGTATTTATAAGATCATGTGCTTCGGATGCTGTGAACCAAAGATGCATTCACTGATTTGCAATTAatcatttattcaataatgaatttcgaattgatagtttattactcaaaattttgtttgaattgtgcagtcaaatttaaaaaaatggtgaagtAGACTTAAGCACTTATATACTATCAcagtatataaaaaattcttctgcaAAAGTATGTCAAAACTTTAAATGTAACAATTATTCTAGTACTGTGATAAACCCAATTTCTGAGTGAATTTGAATACATGAAAACCATTCATACCGCTCTTGCATATAATGACATTAATCATTGAGCAACTAGACTGGTCATATCGATATTGATTGAAACATTAATAAACATTTTCAACTATCGTGTTATAGATTGCCTCCAGTAGCGGCAGTGTAGAAATTGGAATAACAACCAACGACCCAGAGTCTATGGAATTGCCTCCATGGGCAATAAACCTTCGACCGGATTCTTGGATGATGACCGGTTCAGGGGTCGTTCATGATTTGGATCCTGTAACAGATCCGTGTTATGGAGCTCATTCGACTTTGCTCGAAGAAGGAAACACACTTGGTGTAATGAGAACGTCCAATGTAAGATCAATTATTACAACCTAAATTAATCAATTATAATCATGcagcaatgaaaaattactgGTAATTAATTACGGAAGGGTCAAAGAATGCAATATCTTTTACATGATGTTTCTTCCAGCATGAACtggtttttttcatcaacggtGAATCACAAGGTGTAGCAGCTACGAATATTCCATCGCGAGTGTTTGCGGTTGTGGATATGTACGGTAATATCGTTCAAGTTACAATAACGCGACCGAGACGAACGTTGGTTACGAACGAGCTGAAAGATGAAATTGAGATAAACAATGATTTTCCAATGGGCGAACCCTCGAATTCCTCATCAACGAATGTAGTCGCCAATCTGAATGTCAATCTTAACGTAAATATGAATGTCAACCTACCAAAAAATCCAAGTATCGCTGCAATCCGGGAGGATCGATTGAGGTTTCATGAGAGGGTCGGCACTCTTGTTAAGTTGTCGAACAATGCTAGAACCGCTGAGAGAAGGAGACCTCTTGATGAATTCAATAACGGTGTGGTTATGACTCACAGACCTCTGCGGGACAATGAACTATTTGAGgtaatttaatgattttaaacacttttattGAGCATtcgaatagggaaaaatttttctgtataCAGAAGTGTTTAAGGATTAAATACGGTTTGCTTTCGATGACGAGCTGATTGATTAAgagataaatatattttatccTGCAtccaaattttctcacgacagATCCGCATAGACAGACTCGTTGATAAATGGTCCGGGAGTATTGAAGTTGGCGTGACGAGTCACAGTCCAACGGCCCTGGAATTTCCAGCTACGATGACGAATATGCGATCCGGTACAACAATGATGTCCGGATGCGGAATACTCACGAATGGCAAGGGTATACAGAGAGAATACGGCGAAATAAATCTCGATGAACTCAGGGTAAAGTTGCTTTCAATTCATAGCTCATTCGCAGGTCAGTTTTCGAGCATTTATCACTTTCTCATCGCTTGGGATACCAATGGATCGACAATTTTCGTCTGCTGTTTTGtcgattcatttttcttcagttttcattatttgtttgttttattgtaaatgcaaaaattttattttacaggaAGGAGACAGAGTAGGAATGATACGAAGAAGCAATGGAAACCTTCATTACTTAATAAACGGTTTGGATCA
It encodes:
- the PIG-A gene encoding phosphatidylinositol N-acetylglucosaminyltransferase subunit A; its protein translation is MEPIKSRICMVSDFFYPNMGGVEEHIFNLSQCLLGRGHKVVILTHSYGDRVGIRYMTNGLKVYYLPIKVFYNQCVLPTMICSVPLIRYIFIREQIEIIHGHSAFSALAHEGMLVGRLMGLKTVFTDHSLFGFADASAVLTNKCLEMSLADCNHCICVSHTGKENTVLRAKVRKDRVSVIPNAVDTALFTPDISKRKNNCIIIVVVSRLVYRKGVDLLAHIIPEICAKYENVQFLIGGDGPKRWLIEEIRERNLLQHRVTLLGSLEHSQVKHVLNKGHIFLNTSLTEAYCMAIVEAASCGLQVVSTRVGGIPEVLPPDLIYLVEPTVAALIEGLDHAIADYEAGNVMCPSEVHNKIVSFYNWFDVTRRTEIVYDLVCKEEKKNLGQQLSSYLSSGVLPYLLVVSLCYIVIQILEYFVPRKYIDIAKDYAQYQSEPDLRRKKKKFSSRLSS